TTAATCCGATGTTAAAAGATATAAGAGCTACTGTAACACTCATGGCTAAAACAAACCGAAAATATCTCATCACCATTTTCCACCCCAATAATCTATTTATTAAGAAAAATGACTCTTCATCATTTATATCGGACGAAAAAATGCTTAATTTCATAAAGAAATTGTCCTATTTTTTTGCCATTGTGTTCATGGAACATGATCATCATTTTAGAAAATAAAATACTTTAAAGTAAGTCACATACATGATCGAGAGGCCTATGGACAATAATGGCCGTGATTTTGCAGTGGAAATTGTCCTTGAAACACGCGAAATTAAAATGGACACCCATTTATAAATACAATCCCCCTGTATACATTTTTGTTAAATTGCTAACAATGTCTTCAATAGAAGTGATATCTTTTTCAACGATTTCCCACATAAACATTTCGTTTGCATAATACCAAGCTCTTGCTATGACAGCAGCATTTAAAGTCGGTTTGGCTAAACCATTTTGCTGTGAATAGCGAACATCCACAGTGATTCGCTTAATAAATTTCTCCCGGATTTCAAGCCACTTATCATTTACGGCTACAGATAACCCGATGGCCTCCTTCACCACTTTCATGATTTCACGTTCTTGGATGGCAAGCTTTAAAAAAAGGCGAACTTGATGTTCAATCATTTCATAAGCTTCCGACTTTGATTTTGGTTCAAATGAAAGCTCGGCCACCTCATAAAACCGATTCATCACATCTTCCATTAACTCAATAAAAAGTTCATCTTTATTTTGAAAGTAAACATAGGCTGTTCCATAACCTGTTTTCGCTTTTTTAATAATTTGCGAAATGGTTGCCTTTTGAAATCCATTTTCTAAGAAAACGGCTAGTCCCGCATCTAGTAGCCGCTGTCTTGTTTGCAACGCTTGCTTTTGTCTATTTGAAAGATGGCTATCCTTTTGTTTCATCTTCCCTCTACCCTTTCAAACAAATCATTTATGTCAGGCGTGTTGATTAACCAATAATAACCAGTTGAGATAGCTCTATTTCTAGCTTTTCTGCCATACGATTCTGTATTTTAAGTAAAATAATGGATAATCAACACTTGTGCATTTATGTATTATTATAGCACTTTCCTGTTTTTTACTGATATTATATCATTGACATCATGTCAATTAAACCTTATATTTAAATTATTAGAAAAAGAATGAAAATTTTGTGCTTGGAGTGATTTGATGACCTTAACACGTGAATACGCCCAACAATTAGACAAGGAAGATGATCTTCAATCATTTCGAGACGAGTTTTATGTTCAAGAAGATGTTGTTTATCTTGACGGAAATTCGCTCGGCTTATTGTCCAAACGTGCTGAAAAATCTCTTCTTTCGATCTTAGAATCTTGGAAAAAATATGGAATTGACGGCTGGACATCTGGCGAGTATCCTTGGTTTTATTTATCCGAAACATTAGGAAGTAAAATGGCTCCATTAGTCGGTGCAAAGCCTAATGAAGTAATTGTAAGCGGTTCCACAACTGTTAATATGCATCAATTAGTATCAACATTTTATCAACCTGAAGGGAAGAAAACAAAAATATTAGCAGATGAACTGAACTTCCCTTCAGACATTTATGTCTTGCAGAGCCAATTAAAGCTAAAAGGCTATGATCCTTCTGAACATTTAATTCGCGTAAAGAGCTTAGACGGCAACACACTGTGTGAAGATGACATCATCGAACAGATGACAGATGAGGTAGCCTTAATTGTTTTACCTAGTGTTTTATACAGAAGTGGACAAATATTAAATATGAAGCGCTTAACTGAAGAAGCACATAAGCGGAATATTCTCATCGGTTTTGATTTATGCCATTCCATCGGTTCCATTCCACATGCATTAGATGAATGGGATGTTGATTTTGCGTTTTGGTGTACTTATAAGCATTTAAATGGAGGACCAGGCAGTGTTGCAGCACTTTATGTTAATGAAAAGCATTTTGGAAAAACACCTGGACTTGCCGGTTGGTTTAGCTCTCATAAAGAAAAACAATTTGATATGGAGCATACATTAACCCCTGCGCTTGATGCCGGAGCTTATCAAATCGGTACACCGCACATTTTAAGTGTCGCACCTTTAATCGGCTCCTTGGAAATTTTCGAAGAAGCTGGGATCGAAAAAATTCGTAAAAAATCACTACAATTAACACAATTTATGATCGATTTAATCAAACAGGAATTAAATGAATACGGATTTACGTTCGGAAACCCACTTGAAGACGAAAAACGAGGCGGTCATATCTTTTTAGAGCATCAAGAAGCAGCCCGCATCTGTAAAGCATTAAAAGATGCAGGAGTCATTCCTGATTTTCGAGCACCAAACGGCATTCGTCTTGCACCAGTTGCCCTTTACAACACGTTTGAAGAAGTTTGGCGAACAGTACAAATTTTAAAAGACATTATGAAAAACGAACAGTATAAAAAATATGAAAACAAACGGGAAGTGGTCGCATGACGAAGTGGATCGACATTTCACAACCGCTTCATAATGGCATTGCCCACTGGCCAGGAGATACACCATTTTCCTATGAAATTTCTTTTTCGAAATCTCGAACAGGCTCTGTCAATATTGGGAAAATCATAACAAGCCTGCATACTGGTACACATGTTGACGCTCCATTTCACTTTATTAATCACGGGGAGAAAATTCATGATTTAGATGTCAATCTTTTTATCGGTAAAGCGAAAATGGTTGATGTGTCTCACTATGAAAAAATTGGCGCAAAAGAGCTTCATGATGTGGACTTAAATGGGGTCGATCATTTGCTGTTGCGCACTTCACCAGAAAATAATCCTAATCAATTCCCGATCAACATTCCGTATCTTTTGCCGGATCTTGCTCCCTTTTTACAAAAATGCGGAATTAAGCTTGTCGGTGTCGATATACCTTCTGTTGATCCGCTTGATAGCAAGGAAATGGTGGCACATCATGCACTTTATCAACACGGAATAATGATTTTAGAAAATATCGTTCTCCGCCATATTGAACCAGGAGATTATGAACTGATTGCTCTACCGCTTCCAATCATGGGAGCAGATGGGAGTCCAGTTCGAGCAGTCGTGAAACGTATAAATTCGGAGGGGATGTAAATGAAGAAGCACCTATCAGAAATGGAAAAAGAACGAAGCATTCATACTGATTTTAAAAATCGCATGACTTATGGTGAATACTTACAGCTTGATCAAATTTTATCGAGTCAGCATCGGTTATCCGATCACCATGATGAAATGCTTTTTATTATCATTCATCAAGTGAGCGAATTATGGATGAAGCTTATTCTTCACGAAATTCGGGCTTCTATTTGGCATATCGAACAAGATCATCTCGATCCAGCGTTTAAAATGTTAGCTCGAGTTTCTAAAATCCAGTCGCAAATTATTTATGCATGGGATGTGTTATCAACGTTAACTCCTTCAGAATACATGGAGTTTCGCGATAAACTCGGACAAGCATCCGGATTTCAGTCCTATCAATACCGCATGATTGAATTTGCATTAGGCTATAAATCTGACCATATATTAAAAATTTATAAAAAAGATCCCGATTTATTAAAAGAGCTGCAGGAAGCCTATCAAGCGCCAAGCCTTTATGATGTAGCGATTCAACAATTAGCAAAAGCAGGCTTCGATATTAATCCAGATCTTTTAGAGCGTGATTACTCCAAGCCTTATAAAGGAGATTCATCCGTTGAACATGCATGGCTTTCTGTATACCAAGAGGTTGAAAAATATTGGAATTTATATCAGCTCGCGGAAAAACTTATCGATATTGAAGATTGGATTCAACAATGGCGCTTCCGCCACATGAAAACGGTTGAACGCATTATCGGCCACAAAATGGGAACAGGAGGCTCATCTGGTGTTGGATATTTAAAAAAGGTGCTTGATCACTGCTTCTTCCCTGAATTGTGGAACATTCGGACAAAACTTTAAGCATATGAGAAGGCTTTTTTCACCTGCCTTCTCTGCCTATAAAAACTCTTAGAGCTGCCATGACACTCAGTCGGTTCTAAGAAATGTTACGATCTTTATCAAGGATTGTATGAAAATTTTTGAATCTTCATATTTTTATTAACTATTCCAATGCAACAAGGTCGTACTCATGTATAGGTCGATTTATCCCTAAATTTAAACGTATTTTTTGCAAACGTCTTGTTTATTGTTTATCATTGTCATGCAATCTTGCTAGAATGGCTAATGGTACACATCCCGTTCTTTCGTTTATAATCTACTGATACGAGAAGGAGCGAGATAATAAAAATGATCTCAACTGTAAAGGAGTTTGAAAAATATGGATGGGAGAAAAGAACAATGGTCTTCTAAATTAGGATTTATTCTTTCTTCAGCAGGTGCCGCTATTGGACTAGGTGCAATATGGAAGTTCCCATACGTAACGGGGATGAGTGGCGGTGGAGCTTTCTTTTTAATTTTTATTGCATTCACGCTATTAATAGGTCTTCCGATGTTGATCTCTGAATTTATTATTGGCCGCGGGGCTGGAAAAGAAGCGATCAGTGCTTATCGAAAGCTTGCTCCGAACACGAATTGGGTATGGGTTGGCCGTTTAGGTGTGATTGGCTGCTTCCTTCTTTTATCATTTTATAGCGTTGCTGGTGGCTGGGTTCTCATTTATTCCGCTTTATCTGTACCAGGGATGCTCATTACCGATGCCACAAATTACCCTGACTTATTCGGTAGTATCATTTCAAATCCTATGATTACGCTTCTCGGTCTTGCTCTCTTTTTACTCATTAATGTAATTGTGTTATCATTTGGGATTCAAAATGGTATTGAAAAAGCGAATAAATATTTAATGCCGTTATTATTCATCTTTTTTATCATTCTCGTTGTCCGTTCACTTACATTAGAAGGAGCGATGGAAGGTGTTCGCTTTTTCCTAACACCAAACTTTGAAAATATAACAAGCGAGGCCATTTTATATGCATTAGGACAATCCTTTTTCGCCTTAGCCGTTGGATTTTCGTGTATGGTTACGTACAGCTCTTATTTAGATCAAAATGTCAGCCTGCCATCATCAGCAAGCTGGGTAGCGCTGATGAATATTTTCGTTTCCATGTTAGCTGGTCTTGCGATTTTCCCAGCCGTATTTTCATTCGGACTAGAGCCAGCCGAAGGACCTGGACTATTATTCATCGTACTGCCAACCGTTTTTTCACAAATGCCGTTTGGTGAACTCTTTTTAAGCTTGTTCCTATTACTGTTTTTATTCGCTACATTAACGAGTTCATTTAGCTTACTGGAAATTATCGTGTCCGCTTTTACAGCAAAGGGAACACGTTCCAGAAAAGCTGTCTCTTTAACATCTGGATTAATTGTTTTTATTGCCGGAATTCCTGCTGCCTTATCATTTAGTGCACTCGCTGATTTTCAAATTTTCGGCAAAACAGTCTTTGATGCGACAGATTATCTCGTCAGCAACATTCTTCTTCCAATCGGATGCTTATTCATTAGCTTATTTATCGTCCACAAAATGGATAAAGAACTTGTGAAACAAGAATTTTTACTTGCTGGGAACTTCCCTAATGCTCTCTACTCAGCATGGAGATGGCTTATGAAGTGGATCGTCCCGATTGGAATTATCATCGTATTTATTAATTTGATAAGAGGGTAACTATTTAAAACGAAGGGTTTTTATGGCCCTTCGATTTTTTTAACAAATGATTTTCATATCATGAATTAGTTCGTCTATTAATTCTTCTTGGTATCCGGCTTTTTTCTGATTGATCATCTCTTCTTTTACTTCCATTAGCTCGGGAAGATCAATCATATTGAGGCGGGAGAGGCGTTCGTTCTCTAAATCTTTATTGGATATACAATGTTGATAGTCTTTTAAGCTGTAGCGCCAAAGCTTCACATGTTCGGGTGATCGTTTTTTTAGCCGCTGTGCCATTTGCAAGCCTTCTCCATCAAAATCGCCGGAATAATATATGGTTACATTTTCTTTCACCAAAAGATCAATTAATAATAAAGCAGCTAATTTAAATTGTCCATGTGTACAAATAAGTGGAGGTGGCTCTGGAAATGGCCAACGATCTAAAATTGTTGAACAAACACCGGAATTTTCCACAATAAAAACGGCATTTCCCATAATCGGACGACAAGTGGTTAGCTTTACGACTTCTCTTAAAGGTAAATTTAGGGCAGCTTGTTCGCGATTTGCGGCTTGAAATAGCTCATAATCCCCTTTCTTCGTCGTTCCTATAAGCCCGATACAAGTCACAAAATTTAATAAATCATCACGTAAAAGATGAAACGATTGTAAAATGTCATTTGCTTCTTCTGATGTTAATTGGCTGTAAATAAACGAGATTTCCCCTTTTTCGTATAAATGAAACTGTAATGCATGCAATAATGCTTTTCCTTGTTCACCATCAAGGTCAAATGCATGGGGATTTTTCGTGATTTTTTGAGCAAAAAACGGCAACCGTTCAAAACGGTTTCCGCTTGGTAATTTTTTGAGCGCTTGGCAAACATGTTGAAGAATCGCTCTTAATAACTGGCAATTTTCATCATATAAGGAATGGAGAAATCGCGTTCCCCTTCCTTTATTTTTGACAAAATGGAGCCAACGAGATGCATGGGGATTTTCATCGATTAATTGTTGAAAAAATGCTTCTTTTTGTAATTCGTATTGTTCTTTTTCCTCCACTTTCGTTACAAGCTTTTCTCCTGCATACGCTTCGAGAATATCTTTTATCTCAAGGTGAGCATATTTTGTTTTAGATAATGCTTTTTCAAAAAGAGCAAATGAAATCGTTGCAGAAGATTGATGGGTATAGTCTTTTCGAAAAAAGGTCGTAAAAGCCATTTTTTCATTTGGTTGTAAATGGGTGAGCTTCACGCTTCCCCCAATCCGGCCTAATTGGCGATAACGTTCAATGAGTTTCGGAAGGAGCCGGTCGAAACCAGACTCCTCTTTTAAATAGGTGACAAATTCGTGTAGTTGTGTCAAACTTTCATCGCCTCTTCTTCCCATTCATCCATTAATAGCTTTCGTTGCGAACCGTTCCAAAAATAACGAATCACCGTAACAAATGGAGCGTTTTTCGGACGAACAAGCTCGCAAATAGACAAGCTTGAAACCGTGTCATAATCTCCCCATAGCGCTTGGGAATTCATGATATAATTAAAACCAAGCTCTTCCACTAATTCAAACATATCACGAATATTGTTTTCATCCACTCCAGCAAACGCTTCATCGAGCGAAATAATATATGGAGCATCTAGACTTGCTTCTTGATAGCGAGAATAGGCAGCTGAAAACAACGGGATGTACATGGCCATTGCCTTCTCCCCGCCGCTGAACGTGAAAAAGACATGATTCGTTAATTCTCTCTTCGGCTCTCCTTCCCTTTTATAATAAAGGGTAAACGCAAACCATTTCCGATAATCTAATATTTCTTTAATGACTTGATGCAAAGTCGCTCCGTACCCTTCTGATAAAGATAACTCTCTTGCTCTCGTAATTTTCGAGCGGAAATGATTCGTTATCCTTTTCATGTCCTCTTCTTTTAACAATCTCGGATCTGATCTCAATAAATCGACTAAATCTTTTGTGTCCATTTCTTCTTCTACTTCTGCTGTTTTCGGACGCCATTTAATCGAAAACGTCAAACCTGAAGAAGTATCTCGCT
This DNA window, taken from Bacillus alveayuensis, encodes the following:
- a CDS encoding AcrR family transcriptional regulator (product_source=COG1309; cath_funfam=1.10.10.60; cog=COG1309; pfam=PF00440; superfamily=46689,48498) gives rise to the protein MKQKDSHLSNRQKQALQTRQRLLDAGLAVFLENGFQKATISQIIKKAKTGYGTAYVYFQNKDELFIELMEDVMNRFYEVAELSFEPKSKSEAYEMIEHQVRLFLKLAIQEREIMKVVKEAIGLSVAVNDKWLEIREKFIKRITVDVRYSQQNGLAKPTLNAAVIARAWYYANEMFMWEIVEKDITSIEDIVSNLTKMYTGGLYL
- a CDS encoding NSS family neurotransmitter:Na+ symporter (product_source=KO:K03308; cog=COG0733; ko=KO:K03308; pfam=PF00209; superfamily=161070; transmembrane_helix_parts=Inside_1_11,TMhelix_12_29,Outside_30_43,TMhelix_44_66,Inside_67_86,TMhelix_87_109,Outside_110_140,TMhelix_141_163,Inside_164_169,TMhelix_170_192,Outside_193_217,TMhelix_218_240,Inside_241_252,TMhelix_253_275,Outside_276_306,TMhelix_307_329,Inside_330_341,TMhelix_342_364,Outside_365_378,TMhelix_379_398,Inside_399_425,TMhelix_426_444,Outside_445_446), whose product is MDGRKEQWSSKLGFILSSAGAAIGLGAIWKFPYVTGMSGGGAFFLIFIAFTLLIGLPMLISEFIIGRGAGKEAISAYRKLAPNTNWVWVGRLGVIGCFLLLSFYSVAGGWVLIYSALSVPGMLITDATNYPDLFGSIISNPMITLLGLALFLLINVIVLSFGIQNGIEKANKYLMPLLFIFFIILVVRSLTLEGAMEGVRFFLTPNFENITSEAILYALGQSFFALAVGFSCMVTYSSYLDQNVSLPSSASWVALMNIFVSMLAGLAIFPAVFSFGLEPAEGPGLLFIVLPTVFSQMPFGELFLSLFLLLFLFATLTSSFSLLEIIVSAFTAKGTRSRKAVSLTSGLIVFIAGIPAALSFSALADFQIFGKTVFDATDYLVSNILLPIGCLFISLFIVHKMDKELVKQEFLLAGNFPNALYSAWRWLMKWIVPIGIIIVFINLIRG
- a CDS encoding arylformamidase (product_source=KO:K07130; cath_funfam=3.50.30.50; cog=COG1878; ko=KO:K07130; pfam=PF04199; superfamily=102198; tigrfam=TIGR03035), producing MTKWIDISQPLHNGIAHWPGDTPFSYEISFSKSRTGSVNIGKIITSLHTGTHVDAPFHFINHGEKIHDLDVNLFIGKAKMVDVSHYEKIGAKELHDVDLNGVDHLLLRTSPENNPNQFPINIPYLLPDLAPFLQKCGIKLVGVDIPSVDPLDSKEMVAHHALYQHGIMILENIVLRHIEPGDYELIALPLPIMGADGSPVRAVVKRINSEGM
- a CDS encoding kynureninase (product_source=KO:K01556; cath_funfam=3.40.640.10; cog=COG3844; ko=KO:K01556; pfam=PF00266; superfamily=53383; tigrfam=TIGR01814), which gives rise to MTLTREYAQQLDKEDDLQSFRDEFYVQEDVVYLDGNSLGLLSKRAEKSLLSILESWKKYGIDGWTSGEYPWFYLSETLGSKMAPLVGAKPNEVIVSGSTTVNMHQLVSTFYQPEGKKTKILADELNFPSDIYVLQSQLKLKGYDPSEHLIRVKSLDGNTLCEDDIIEQMTDEVALIVLPSVLYRSGQILNMKRLTEEAHKRNILIGFDLCHSIGSIPHALDEWDVDFAFWCTYKHLNGGPGSVAALYVNEKHFGKTPGLAGWFSSHKEKQFDMEHTLTPALDAGAYQIGTPHILSVAPLIGSLEIFEEAGIEKIRKKSLQLTQFMIDLIKQELNEYGFTFGNPLEDEKRGGHIFLEHQEAARICKALKDAGVIPDFRAPNGIRLAPVALYNTFEEVWRTVQILKDIMKNEQYKKYENKREVVA
- a CDS encoding tryptophan 2,3-dioxygenase (product_source=KO:K00453; cog=COG3483; ko=KO:K00453; pfam=PF03301; superfamily=140959; tigrfam=TIGR03036), with the protein product MKKHLSEMEKERSIHTDFKNRMTYGEYLQLDQILSSQHRLSDHHDEMLFIIIHQVSELWMKLILHEIRASIWHIEQDHLDPAFKMLARVSKIQSQIIYAWDVLSTLTPSEYMEFRDKLGQASGFQSYQYRMIEFALGYKSDHILKIYKKDPDLLKELQEAYQAPSLYDVAIQQLAKAGFDINPDLLERDYSKPYKGDSSVEHAWLSVYQEVEKYWNLYQLAEKLIDIEDWIQQWRFRHMKTVERIIGHKMGTGGSSGVGYLKKVLDHCFFPELWNIRTKL
- a CDS encoding uncharacterized protein (TIGR02679 family) (product_source=TIGR02679; pfam=PF09664,PF11796; superfamily=56726; tigrfam=TIGR02679) encodes the protein MTQLHEFVTYLKEESGFDRLLPKLIERYRQLGRIGGSVKLTHLQPNEKMAFTTFFRKDYTHQSSATISFALFEKALSKTKYAHLEIKDILEAYAGEKLVTKVEEKEQYELQKEAFFQQLIDENPHASRWLHFVKNKGRGTRFLHSLYDENCQLLRAILQHVCQALKKLPSGNRFERLPFFAQKITKNPHAFDLDGEQGKALLHALQFHLYEKGEISFIYSQLTSEEANDILQSFHLLRDDLLNFVTCIGLIGTTKKGDYELFQAANREQAALNLPLREVVKLTTCRPIMGNAVFIVENSGVCSTILDRWPFPEPPPLICTHGQFKLAALLLIDLLVKENVTIYYSGDFDGEGLQMAQRLKKRSPEHVKLWRYSLKDYQHCISNKDLENERLSRLNMIDLPELMEVKEEMINQKKAGYQEELIDELIHDMKIIC